A region from the Pithys albifrons albifrons isolate INPA30051 chromosome Z, PitAlb_v1, whole genome shotgun sequence genome encodes:
- the AK3 gene encoding GTP:AMP phosphotransferase AK3, mitochondrial isoform X2 has protein sequence MTQLMLNELKGLDRYNWLLDGFPRTVAQAKALDKECHIDTVIDLDVPFETIKCRLTARWIHPASGRVYNLEFSPPKVQGMDDITGEPLVQRDDDKPETVSKRLQAYDAQTKPVLEYYREKGLLKSFSGTETNKIWPHIYAFLQTKLPDVSQKKAATSEIDQTSAHLS, from the exons ATGACACAGCTAATGCTGAACGAGCTAAAAGGTCTAGATCGGTACAACTGGCTATTGGATG gtTTCCCCAGAACAGTCGCTCAGGCAAAAGCCCTGGATAAAGAATGTCATATAGACACCGTGATTGACCTAGATGTGCCATTTGAGACCATAAAATGTCGCCTCACAGCACGTTGGATCCACCCTGCCAGTGGTAGAGTCTACAATCTTGAATTCAGCCCTCCCAAAGTGCAG GGCATGGATGATATAACTGGTGAGCCACTTGTTCAGCGTGATGATGACAAGCCAGAGACGGTTAGCAAGAGGCTGCAGGCTTATGATGCACAAACAAAACCTGTTCTAGAATATTATCG ggAAAAAGGGTTGCTGAAATCCTTCTCCGGAACAGAAACCAATAAGATCTGGCCACATATCTATGCTTTCCTCCAAACCAAGTTGCCAGATGTGAGTCAGAAAAAGGCTGCCACTTCTGAAATAGATCAGACTTCTGCTCATCTGTCATAG
- the AK3 gene encoding GTP:AMP phosphotransferase AK3, mitochondrial isoform X1 — translation MVVPPLLRAVIMGPPGSGKGTVSARIIKHFGVMHLSSGDLLRENMQKKTEVGILAKSYIDQGRLIPDDIMTQLMLNELKGLDRYNWLLDGFPRTVAQAKALDKECHIDTVIDLDVPFETIKCRLTARWIHPASGRVYNLEFSPPKVQGMDDITGEPLVQRDDDKPETVSKRLQAYDAQTKPVLEYYREKGLLKSFSGTETNKIWPHIYAFLQTKLPDVSQKKAATSEIDQTSAHLS, via the exons ATGGTGGTGCCGCCGCTGCTGCGCGCCGTCATCATGGGCCCGCCGGGCTCCGGGAAGGGCACCGTGTCCGCGCGGATTATCAAACACTTCGGCGTGATGCACCTCTCCAGCGGTGACCTGCTGAGGGAGAACATGCAGAAGAAGACAG AAGTTGGAATCCTTGCCAAGTCGTACATTGATCAGGGGCGGCTTATTCCAGATGACATCATGACACAGCTAATGCTGAACGAGCTAAAAGGTCTAGATCGGTACAACTGGCTATTGGATG gtTTCCCCAGAACAGTCGCTCAGGCAAAAGCCCTGGATAAAGAATGTCATATAGACACCGTGATTGACCTAGATGTGCCATTTGAGACCATAAAATGTCGCCTCACAGCACGTTGGATCCACCCTGCCAGTGGTAGAGTCTACAATCTTGAATTCAGCCCTCCCAAAGTGCAG GGCATGGATGATATAACTGGTGAGCCACTTGTTCAGCGTGATGATGACAAGCCAGAGACGGTTAGCAAGAGGCTGCAGGCTTATGATGCACAAACAAAACCTGTTCTAGAATATTATCG ggAAAAAGGGTTGCTGAAATCCTTCTCCGGAACAGAAACCAATAAGATCTGGCCACATATCTATGCTTTCCTCCAAACCAAGTTGCCAGATGTGAGTCAGAAAAAGGCTGCCACTTCTGAAATAGATCAGACTTCTGCTCATCTGTCATAG